One Leishmania panamensis strain MHOM/PA/94/PSC-1 chromosome 24 sequence genomic region harbors:
- a CDS encoding MCAK-like kinesin, putative (TriTrypDB/GeneDB-style sysID: LpmP.24.0610) produces MSSRICVAVRKRPIPDPEMDIVETPTPRCIVNEPKIKYDLSHYTDRHTFTFDEVFGESCNNAGVYQRCCLPLIDTVFNHGNATCFAYGQTGSGKTYTMLGSQKEPGLYAIAAREIFARANSINAVVYVSFYEIYGRKIFDLLHNRQRLFAREDADKVINICGLSEHQVTDIQEIFDVITAGSAYRAAGQTSANAESSRSHAVLQVEVRDTRGGNARRAPKTIGRISFIDLAGNERGADTFDCDRKTRMEGAEINKSLLALKECIRALGMGKSHVPFRGSILTEVLRDSFTGNSRTTMIATISPSSQHCVNTLNTLRYTQRVKDLGGGAGGGAKIEQVASSPPGRRPAAPRRKPFEALPVKNRPEWVTDFASDRSPDVSPSENAGGGGGENDGVAAAAAPRNVSKPRGRRPSVGRSGGTPPPVSAMVKVKDPKIATIVQNHIAALESEDDDDDGDDYCGDDPRAAEDGGVMQREEERQVRKVHAYVVEEIAKAEDKLIALHRRHIDSKMTGIKEEITAIQSFEESDSVDEYVARVRGLLLKQRDDMNEILVMLNGIGSMLRDEEDLSKTLTSSIGMRGR; encoded by the coding sequence ATGAGTAGCCGCATCTGTGTGGCGGTGCGCAAGCGCCCCATACCAGACCCGGAGATGGACATCGTCGAGACGCCAACGCCACGGTGCATCGTGAATGAGCCTAAAATAAAGTACGACCTCTCGCACTACACGGATCGGCACACCTTTACGTTTGATGAGGTCTTTGGGGAGAGCTGCAACAACGCTGGGGTGtaccagcgctgctgccttccaCTTATTGACACCGTCTTCAACCACGGCAACGCCACGTGTTTTGCCTACGGTCAGACCGGCTCCGGCAAGACGTACACAATGCTGGGCTCACAGAAAGAGCCGGGACTGTACGCCATTGCGGCTCGCGAGATCTTCGCACGCGCCAACAGCATCAACGCCGTCGTCTACGTCTCCTTCTACGAAATCTACGGCCGAAAAATATTTGACCTCCTCCACAACCGCCAGCGCCTTTTCGCGCGCGAAGATGCGGACAAGGTGATTAACATTTGCGGCCTGAGCGAGCATCAGGTGACGGACATCCAGGAAATTTTCGATGTCATTACAGCGGGCAGCGCATACCGTGCGGCGGGCCAGACAAGCGCCAACGCTGAGAGTAGTCGCTCCCACGCAGTGCTGCAAGTGGAGGTACGGGATACACGCGGCGGCAATGCGCGGCGTGCGCCCAAGACGATCGGCCGTATATCCTTCATCGACTTGGCGGGTAACGAACGTGGGGCCGACACGTTCGACTGCGACCGCAAGACTCGAATGGAAGGTGCGGAGATCAACAAGTCTCTTCTGGCGCTGAAGGAATGCATTCGGGCCTTGGGGATGGGCAAGAGTCACGTGCCATTCAGGGGGTCGATCTTgacggaggtgctgcgagaCTCCTTCACGGGTAACAGCCGCACCACCATGATCGCGACCATTTCGCCGTCCTCGCAGCACTGCGTGAACACGCTCAACACACTGCGATACACCCAGCGCGTGAAAGaccttggcggcggcgctggtggtggtgcgaaGATTGAACAAGTTGCCAGCAGCCCGCCCGGTCGCCGtcccgctgcaccgcgcagAAAGCCCTTCGAGGCGCTTCCTGTAAAGAACCGCCCAGAGTGGGTAACAGACTTTGCATCTGACCGATCACCGGACGTGTCCCCGTCAGAGaatgctggcggcggcggcggcgagaaTGACGgagtcgcggcggcggcggcgccacggAACGTCTCCAAGCCCCGCGGCCGGCGTCCATCAGTaggccgcagcggtggtacgCCCCCGCCAGTCTCAGCAATGGTGAAAGTAAAGGATCCGAAAATAGCGACGATTGTGCAAAACCACATCGCCGCCCTGGAGTCCGAagatgacgatgacgacggtgACGATTACTGTGGCGACGACCCCCGCGCCGCGGAGGACGGTGGTGTGATGCAGcgggaagaggagcggcaggtGCGCAAGGTGCATGCCTACGTCGTCGAAGAGATTGCCAAAGCTGAGGATAAGTTGAttgcgctgcaccgccggcACATAGACTCCAAGATGACGGGTATCAAGGAAGAGATTACAGCAATCCAGAGCTTTGAGGAATCCGACTCGGTTGACGAGTACGTGGCGCGGGTGAGGGGACTGCTACTGAAGCAGCGGGACGACATGAACGAGATCTTGGTGATGCTGAACGGCATTGGGTCAATGCTGCGTGATGAGGAGGACCTCTCCAAAACGCTCACATCCAGCATAGGTATGCGGGGTCGATGA
- a CDS encoding hypothetical protein (TriTrypDB/GeneDB-style sysID: LpmP.24.0620) has translation MGLSRGHSPRLRCTEVQIPVILNVYSLVESNKRLSKMGMGIFHTGVVVYGIEWGFGEVVDNPNASGLFCVPPGQAAGTLYRTIRIGHTTRSPMQVDTILHRLENEWRSSEYHILHHNCNHFAQAFCDLLSTTEKLQVPLWCNRAARVGDRVIPRRLATKVQHIMDSETPKAPPPPAPTSKVNEVPTSVVPHEWYLNPSIFQPPRYIDESKPPSVGIEDVHSGTPPEATVGEGGPHHSVEYSVVPQPSCELADAGGVRPPTTWHESCCNTDENGSITHMVTIEEQPSLPSSSRRESARKSTASRRMAKSTPKRSPPPSLSIAFSSGGEDRVVLPCVRASTSQPYSVVPTGSPQVSELGQDVENLLHSETSEEPSPLIVSHLPMIQSPICDTANPRKVTPSGSMTNRSRGVCLEEQQSQQQHIESYSKNEHTNASSKKPLSTMRDSSMQFTSAALSDHEDASAQPPSSSLLASHALAVGCITSLSPTLPSQPPEEVTWRSSDVMAAKHDVSIELTNVSSEVSNNPKGNLAPAKHSSPKEERNRGNKPENEFSDITTALVCDASLPFTTATRSPEAVKRKNSSVWKFLKSQCGLSSHAGSEKAARKYLSTLPPSDKVSFLSDGGPHVDVVPTSPASSVPSSSSSLLQREATQKEAASVVADSGAVADPAADAAMVQGWERDHTHVLPSAAAILPSSPQSMSLILEDKDNGHDAIPNEVQDANDTVPTPTTPAQQNVLVMPGLGGGSPASTTVLQQSSGHESTQLPLNRHPSGAESITEMLREPPERHLSRSETPSAQGGAPSPVRLQDLSLAATASQPMDSSGLQLSPSVVTPERPDIIANSEAMTTGCSPAVAHQQGRRGSSSAAMSDTPPPRREQSQMPIPVTQKQSCSDENVAPAIQLYLSSDELETPVGCNSSYLSGTAERAGTPLTAKTAHTPMEPFSCRPPSLYREKAVTDDGRISQSTSDDGSQAALTEQHSRNTELEDLVNFRLTQSESAPKLDAKRSPTPPPPSLPPPLPM, from the coding sequence ATGGGCCTCTCGCGCGGCCACAGTCcgcgcctgcgctgcacgGAGGTGCAGATACCCGTGATTCTGAACGTGTACAGCCTGGTCGAGAGCAACAAGAGGCTGTCCAAGATGGGCATGGGTATCTTCCACACAGGCGTTGTCGTGTACGGTATCGAGTGGGGCTtcggcgaggtggtggaTAACCCCAACGCTTCCGGGTTGTTTTGCGTCCCACCTGGGCAGGCCGCCGGCACCCTCTACCGCACCATCCGAATCGGCCACACCACCCGATCGCCCATGCAGGTGGACACCATCCTGCACCGACTCGAGAACGaatggcgcagcagcgagtaTCACATCCTGCACCACAACTGCAACCACTTTGCCCAGGCCTTCTGCGACTTACTGAGCACCACAGAGAAACTGCAGGTGCCGTTGTGGTGTAACCGCGCCGCGCGCGTCGGCGACCGCGTCATCCCACGGCGGCTAGCGACCAAGGTGCAGCACATTATGGACAGCGAGACGCCaaaggcgccaccgccgccggcgccgacaTCGAAGGTCAATGAGGTGCCTACATCGGTGGTGCCGCACGAGTGGTACCTGAACCCCAGCATCTTCCAACCGCCGCGGTACATCGACGAGAGCAAGCCACCCTCTGTGGGCATCGAAGATGTGCACAGTGGCACGCCCCCAGAGGCAACCGTTGGCGAGGGCGGTCCTCACCACAGCGTCGAGTACAGCGTTGTACCACAGCCGAGCTGCGAGCTGGCCGACGCCGGAGGCGTGCGCCCGCCCACCACCTGGCACGAGTCCTGCTGCAACACGGATGAGAACGGCAGCATCACGCACATGGTGACTATCGAGGAGCAACCCTCACTCCCCTCGTCTTCCCGGCGCGAGTCCGCGCGCAAGTCGACCGCATCTCGCCGCATGGCCAAGTCCACGCCAAAACGTAGtccgccaccgtcgctcAGTATCGCCTTCAGCAGTGGTGGGGAAGACCgcgtggtgctgccgtgcgTGCGGGCCTCGACAAGCCAGCCATACAGCGTAGTGCCAACCGGGTCGCCGCAGGTCTCGGAGCTTGGCCAGGATGTAGAGAACCTCCTCCATAGTGAAACGAGCGAGGAGCCGTCGCCGCTCATCGTGTCGCACTTGCCGATGATTCAGTCGCCCATCTGCGACACCGCCAACCCGCGAAAAGTGACACCGTCGGGCAGCATGACAAACCGGTCTCGCGGTGTATGCCTTGAGGAGCAGCaaagccagcagcagcatatTGAGAGCTACTCGAAGAACGAGCACACAAACGCGTCCTCGAAGAAGCCGCTAAGCACGATGCGTGACTCGTCCATGCAGTTCACCAGCGCGGCGCTGTCCGATCACGAAGACGCCTCGGCACAGCCACCGTCTTCGTCCCTTTTGGCATCGCATGCCCTGGCGGTTGGCTGCATTACAAGCTTGTCGCCTACCCTACCGAGCCAACCACCCGAGGAAGTCActtggcgcagcagcgacgtgaTGGCAGCCAAGCACGACGTCAGCATTGAGCTCACAAATGTGTCAAGCGAGGTGAGCAACAATCCGAAGGGCAACCTGGCGCCAGCCAAGCACAGCAGCCCAAAGGAGGAGCGGAACCGAGGAAACAAGCCGGAGAACGAGTTCAGCGACATAACTACTGCGCTGGTCTGCGATGCATCCCTCCCattcaccaccgccacaagATCACCGGAGGCCGTCAAGCGCAAGAACAGCTCAGTGTGGAAGTTTCTCAAGAGCCAGTGTGGTCTCTCGAGTCATGCTGGAAGCGAAAAGGCGGCCCGCAAGTACCTCTCCACCCTACCGCCGAGTGACAAGGTATCCTTCCTCAGCGACGGAGGCCCTCATGTTGACGTCGTCCCCACGTCGCCGGCAAGCTCGGTGccgtcctcatcctcctcacTTCTACAGCGGGAGGCGACTCAGAAGGAGGCGGCCTCGGTAGTTGCTGAtagcggcgccgtcgctgatCCTGCCGCAGATGCAGCGATGGTGcaggggtgggagagggaccacacgcacgtgctcCCATCCGCCGCAGCAATACTTCCGTCGTCGCCCCAGAGTATGTCTCTCATCTTAGAAGACAAGGACAACGGGCATGACGCCATACCGAACGAAGTGCAGGATGCGAACGACACGGTACCGACGCCGACAACTCCTGCACAGCAGAACGTGCTCGTCATGCCGGGCCTGGGCGGCGGCTCGCCAGCGTCAACaacagtgctgcagcagtcaTCCGGTCACGAGTCGACACAGCTCCCGCTGAACCGTCATCCGTCAGGTGCAGAGAGCATTACGGAGATGTTGCGAGAGCCTCCTGAGCGGCACCTGTCGCGCAGCGAGACGCCATCTGCGCAAGGCGGTGCACCTTCGCCTGTGCGTCTGCAAGATCTGAGTCTtgcagcaacagcgtcgCAGCCCATGGACAGTTCAGGACTTCAGCTCTCGCCCTCCGTTGTGACGCCAGAGCGACCTGACATCATCGCGAACAGCGAGGCTATGACGACCGGCTGCTCGCCTGCCGTGGCGCATCAGCAAGGCCGGCGCGGCAGCTCGTCGGCTGCGATGAGCGACACACCGCCTCCGCGAAGGGAGCAGAGCCAGATGCCCATCCCCGTTACTCAAAAGCAAAGCTGCAGTGACGAGAACGTGGCACCCGCGATTCAGCTGTACTTGAGCAGCGACGAGCTGGAGACACCGGTGGGCTGCAACAGCAGTTATCTCAGTGGAACAGCGGAGAGAGCTGGTACACCGTTGACGGCCAAGACGGCACACACGCCGATGGAGCCATTCTCGTGTCGACCTCCATCGTTGTACCGAGAGAAAGCTGTGACGGATGATGGTCGAATCAGCCAGAGCACATCCGACGACGGCAGTCAAGCCGCTCTGACAGAGCAGCATAGCCGGAACACCGAGCTGGAGGACCTCGTCAACTTCCGCTTGACGCAGTCGGAGAGCGCCCCAAAACTGGATGCGAAACGGTCACCTactccgccccctccctccctccctccccccctccccatgtGA